A genome region from Arachis duranensis cultivar V14167 chromosome 8, aradu.V14167.gnm2.J7QH, whole genome shotgun sequence includes the following:
- the LOC110274849 gene encoding uncharacterized protein LOC110274849, which translates to MSDYRYFQSRAILAPTLKSVEKVNDFVLTIFPWMEKEYLSSDTTCQADENEDVQQEWFTPEFLNDIKCSGLPNHKLTLKTGVAVMLLRNIDQTSGLCNGTRLIVNKLGSNVIGATVVSGRNIGDKVYIPRMNLIPSNLGLSFKFQRRQFSLTVCFAMTINMSQGQSLSYVRLYLSKSVFTHEQLYVALSRVKSRSGLRVLILDEDGNPKSSTTNVVFKEVFNNI; encoded by the coding sequence ATGTCAGATTACAGGTATTTTCAGAGTAGAGCAATTCTTGCACCCACACTTAAGAGTGTCGAGAAGGTAAACGATTTTGTCTTGACAATCTTTCCATGGATGGAAAAGGAGTATTTGAGCTCTGACACAACATGCCAAGCTGATGAGAATGAAGATGTACAACAAGAGTGGTTCACACCAGAGTTCCTAAATGACATCAAATGTTCGGGACTACCCAATCACAAGTTGACTTTGAAGACAGGAGTCGCTGTAATGCTACTCCGAAACATAGACCAGACTTCAGGTTTATGCAACGGGACAAGATTAATAGTTAACAAACTTGGCAGCAACGTAATTGGAGCGACGGTAGTGAGCGGTAGAAATATTGGAGATAAAGTGTACATTccaagaatgaacttgatcccttCAAATTTAGGATTGTCGTTTAAGTTTCAACGGAGACAATTTTCATTAACAGTATGCTTTGCAATGACCATTAACATGAGTCAGGGTCAATCATTATCATATGTACGGCTTTATTTGTCAAAATCAGTGTTCACCCATGAACAACTTTATGTTGCTTTGTCAAGAGTTAAGAGTCGCAGTGGCCTCAGGGTTTTAATTCTAGACGAAGACGGCAATCCaaagtcatcaacaacaaatgtcgtgttcaaagaggtttttaataatatttag
- the LOC107462324 gene encoding oligopeptide transporter 6-like, producing the protein MDELLEEIPIKQVDVTVPKTDDPTLPILTFRMWVLGIISCVALALVNQFFWYRTQPLSVTPICVQIAVVPIGHLMARILPTRRLFQGTMFEFTMNPGPFNMKEHVLITIFANAGAGTVYATHILTAVKLYFKKSLPFIPAFIVMLTTQVLGFGWAGLFRKHLVEPAEMWWPANMVQVSLFRALHEKEKRPKHGTTRNQFFLIAMATGFAYYVLPNYFFNTLSTMSWVCWLGSKSVLVNQLGSGMHGLGLGSFGLDWTSISSYLQSPLASPLFATCNVAVGFFLIMYVMTPICYWNNVYNAKNFPIFSSGLFMKNGTKYDVSKIVNSKFHLDTVAYSEIGNLHLSTFFTMTYGIGFATLSATVMHVLLFHGRDIWKYSKKAFGSNKKMDIHTKLMKNYKSVPMWWFLVIAVLNLALILFACQYYNEALQLPWWGVLLACAISLIFTLPIGIISATTNQTPGLNIITEYIIGYMYPERPVANMCFKVFGYISMMQALSFVQDFKLGHYMKIPPRMMFMAQVLGTLIAVVVYTLAAWWMMEKIPHLCDVSKLPADSPWTCPMDTVFYDAAVIWGLIGPRRIFGNLGEYAKVNWFFLGGAILPLLAWLAHKVFPGVKWIRHIHFPVLLGATAMMPPASSLNFNSWLVLAFLSGFVVYRYKPEWWSRYNYVLSGALDAGTSFMAMFSFFLLGSTQISWWGNSGEGCPLATCPTAPGIAVANCPVH; encoded by the exons atggatgaactTCTAGAAGAAATCCCAATCAAACAAGTGGACGTAACCGTTCCGAAGACTGACGATCCAACCTTACCTATCCTGACATTCAGAATGTGGGTCTTAGGAATCATCTCATGCGTGGCACTCGCATTGGTGAATCAGTTCTTTTGGTACAGAACACAGCCTCTATCGGTTACGCCAATATGTGTTCAGATCGCCGTTGTTCCAATCGGCCATTTAATGGCAAGAATTTTGCCCACTCGGCGGTTATTCCAAGGTACCATGTTCGAATTCACGATGAATCCTGGACCATTCAATATGAAAGAGCACGTTCTCATCACTATCTTTGCCAATGCTGGTGCTGGAACTGTCTATGCAACTCATATTTTGACTGCGGTCAAGCTTTACTTTAAAAAATCTCTCCCTTTTATTCCTGCTTTCATCGTTATGCTCACTACTCAG GTACTAGGCTTTGGTTGGGCTGGACTTTTTAGGAAGCATTTGGTTGAACCAGCTGAAATGTGGTGGCCTGCAAATATGGTCCAAGTCTCTCTGTTCCG GGCTCTACATGAGAAGGAAAAAAGACCCAAACACGGCACAACCAGGAACCAATTTTTCTTAATTGCTATGGCCACTGGTTTTGCTTATTATGTCCTCCCAAATTACTTTTTCAACACACTGTCAACTATGTCTTGGGTGTGTTGGTTGGGCTCCAAATCCGTCTTGGTTAACCAATTGGGATCCGGAATGCATGGGCTTGGGCTTGGCTCATTTGGGCTTGATTGGACCTCAATCAGTTCTTACCTTCAAAGCCCACTAGCCAGCCCATTGTTTGCCACTTGCAATGTAGCTGTTGGATTCTTTCTAATTATGTATGTGATGACACCAATCTGTTACTGGAATAATGTTTATAATGCCAAGAATTTCCCAATATTCTCAAGTGGACTTTTCATGAAAAATGGGACAAAATATGATGTTTCTAAGATTGTCAACTCTAAATTCCATCTAGACACGGTAGCTTATTCGGAGATTGGGAATCTTCATCTCAGCACTTTCTTTACAATGACATATGGTATTGGATTTGCTACACTTTCTGCCACTGTTATGCATGTTCTTCTCTTCCATGGAAG AGATATATGGAAGTATAGCAAAAAGGCGTTCGGAAGCAATAAGAAAATGGACATACACACAAAACTGATGAAGAATTACAAATCAGTCCCAATGTGGTGGTTTTTGGTTATCGCAGTACTTAACTTAGCTCTCATCCTTTTTGCTTGCCAATACTACAATGAGGCACTTCAGTTGCCATGGTGGGGTGTTTTACTAGCTTGCGCAATATCCCTTATCTTTACGCTCCCAATTGGTATAATCTCTGCCACTACAAATCAG ACACCGGGTTTAAATATCATAACAGAATACATAATTGGATATATGTATCCAGAACGTCCGGTAGCAAACATGTGCTTCAAAGTATTTGGGTATATTAGCATGATGCAAGCACTCTCATTTGTTCAAGACTTTAAACTCGGCCACTATATGAAGATTCCTCCAAGAATGATGTTTATGGCACAg GTACTTGGAACATTGATAGCAGTGGTAGTGTACACACTAGCAGCATGGTGGATGATGGAGAAAATTCCTCACCTTTGCGACGTTTCAAAACTTCCGGCAGATAGCCCTTGGACATGCCCAATGGACACGGTCTTCTACGACGCAGCTGTTATCTGGGGCCTCATTGGACCCCGCAGGATATTCGGCAATCTCGGTGAGTACGCAAAGGTCAACTGGTTCTTTCTTGGTGGTGCCATTTTACCCCTTCTTGCATGGCTCGCTCACAAGGTATTCCCAG GTGTGAAATGGATCCGCCACATTCACTTCCCCGTATTGTTGGGTGCGACGGCAATGATGCCGCCGGCTTCATCGCTTAACTTCAACAGCTGGTTAGTACTCGCGTTCCTATCGGGGTTTGTGGTGTATCGGTACAAACCGGAGTGGTGGAGCCGCTATAACTACGTCCTGTCCGGTGCTCTTGATGCCGGAACTTCCTTCATGGCCATGTTCTCGTTCTTTTTGTTAGGATCCACGCAGATTTCATGGTGGGGGAATAGCGGAGAAGGCTGCCCCTTGGCTACATGCCCTACGGCCCCTGGCATTGCTGTTGCTAATTGCCCAGTTCATTGA